TGGGCGGCCCGGGCCGAGGCGCTGTACCAGGAGAAGCCGCTGGCGCTGACCGACCACACGCACCCGCGGCTGGTGCTGCTGGCCGCGGCGCGGTGCGTGGGGGAGGGAGGGAGCCGGTGACGCCGGAGCCGGGTGAGCTGAACCGGGATCTCCGCCGCCTGGCGGAGGCGTACGCCCTGGCCGCCCGGGAGGTGCTGGGGGACAACCTCACTTCGGTCGTGCTGTTCGGCTCGGTGGCCCGGGGCGAAGCGGGCCCCGGCTCGGACGTCGACCTGCTCGTGGTCTGCCGGGAGCTGCCCGC
This genomic stretch from Bacillota bacterium harbors:
- a CDS encoding nucleotidyltransferase domain-containing protein, with product MTPEPGELNRDLRRLAEAYALAAREVLGDNLTSVVLFGSVARGEAGPGSDVDLLVVCRELPA